Proteins co-encoded in one Pyxidicoccus xibeiensis genomic window:
- a CDS encoding imm11 family protein, producing MSRRFFELFDDVSFPGRWELDGPVDDKGQEPDDVWQFTAGRPVSNPGRLRMVYDIPGAPLDYAHGGVNVPVVHARVAKVFSELAPQDVQLIPVEIEGETDPYFILVVTRLVRCIDEVASRARLWTPEDGLPEKVGQYKSIENLHLDKTQIGDVRVFRPEGWRVDIIVSEEIKDALERIQATGVTFTEVP from the coding sequence ATGTCCCGCCGCTTCTTCGAGCTATTTGACGACGTCTCCTTTCCCGGGCGCTGGGAACTGGATGGTCCCGTCGATGACAAGGGTCAGGAGCCCGATGACGTCTGGCAGTTCACCGCCGGGCGCCCGGTGAGCAATCCCGGAAGACTCCGGATGGTCTACGACATACCCGGGGCACCCCTCGATTACGCCCATGGGGGAGTGAACGTTCCCGTCGTCCACGCTCGCGTCGCCAAGGTCTTCAGCGAGCTGGCGCCCCAGGACGTTCAACTCATTCCGGTGGAGATCGAAGGAGAGACGGACCCGTACTTCATCCTCGTGGTGACCCGCCTCGTCCGCTGCATTGATGAAGTGGCCTCTCGGGCACGCCTCTGGACACCGGAAGATGGCCTCCCGGAAAAGGTCGGTCAGTACAAGTCGATCGAGAACCTGCACCTCGACAAGACCCAGATTGGGGATGTGAGGGTGTTCCGGCCAGAGGGCTGGAGGGTCGACATCATCGTGTCCGAAGAAATCAAGGATGCATTGGAGCGCATCCAGGCCACCGGCGTGACGTTCACGGAAGTGCCATAG
- a CDS encoding AHH domain-containing protein — MVTRSLWWALVLIPLVTGCASTRVVRLDTGEGAPLEYAPSSWDASVEVDEDDFEEALTRLALAVPLSIRPSQAGLLVRAAAWGHTADAAWQHGLRGDYGRWCKARESAEDCLSLLEDGLGLGELDRLTLAMGFAVDPMREAVFEAVRETLNPRVFYAVVVTGLATWVALLAAPEPFVTKAAAVMSAVMVVYLGVGPFLALVRASFVLKQATDRARTFEELEAAGARFGRVMGTEGTQVAILALAALLGQGVAGMSSRLPMLPAFSEAAALGEAQVGLRLAAVGEVSSVAVAADGTLVLALPATAVAMAAKGGDGKTHDHHIATIRNDVSTARGGPWTPRFRRLFNRAGMELDEVENIVPIQNHKGPHPEAYHKRIYKALTDATDGCRGVANCQKAMKTALHDLAKQIATPGTELHRLVTQGAAR, encoded by the coding sequence ATGGTGACGAGAAGCCTGTGGTGGGCCCTGGTGTTGATTCCCCTGGTGACGGGCTGCGCGAGCACGCGAGTGGTGCGCCTGGACACGGGCGAGGGCGCGCCGCTGGAGTACGCGCCGTCCTCCTGGGACGCCTCGGTGGAGGTGGACGAAGACGACTTCGAGGAGGCGCTGACGCGGCTGGCGCTGGCGGTGCCTCTATCGATTCGGCCCTCGCAGGCGGGGCTGCTGGTGCGCGCGGCGGCCTGGGGCCACACGGCGGATGCGGCCTGGCAGCACGGGCTGCGCGGGGACTACGGCCGGTGGTGCAAGGCGCGGGAGAGCGCGGAGGACTGCCTGTCGTTGCTGGAGGACGGGCTGGGGCTGGGGGAACTGGACCGGCTGACGCTGGCCATGGGCTTCGCGGTGGACCCGATGCGTGAGGCGGTGTTCGAGGCGGTGCGGGAGACGCTCAATCCGCGGGTGTTCTACGCGGTGGTGGTGACGGGGCTGGCCACGTGGGTGGCGCTGCTGGCGGCGCCCGAGCCGTTCGTGACGAAGGCGGCGGCGGTGATGTCGGCGGTGATGGTGGTGTACCTGGGAGTGGGGCCGTTCCTGGCGCTGGTGCGCGCGAGCTTCGTGCTGAAGCAGGCGACGGACCGGGCGAGGACGTTCGAGGAGCTGGAGGCGGCGGGGGCAAGGTTCGGGCGGGTGATGGGGACGGAGGGGACGCAGGTGGCCATCTTGGCGCTGGCGGCGCTGCTGGGGCAGGGCGTGGCGGGGATGTCGTCGAGGCTGCCGATGCTGCCGGCGTTCTCGGAGGCGGCGGCGCTGGGCGAGGCACAGGTAGGGCTGAGGCTGGCGGCGGTGGGCGAGGTGTCGTCGGTGGCGGTGGCGGCGGATGGGACGCTCGTGCTGGCCCTGCCGGCCACGGCGGTGGCCATGGCGGCGAAGGGGGGGGATGGGAAGACGCATGACCATCACATCGCGACCATCCGGAACGATGTCTCCACTGCGCGGGGTGGGCCGTGGACTCCACGGTTCCGGAGGCTCTTCAACAGAGCGGGGATGGAGTTGGACGAAGTGGAAAACATCGTGCCCATCCAGAATCACAAGGGACCGCATCCGGAGGCCTATCACAAGCGCATATACAAGGCGCTGACCGATGCAACAGATGGGTGCCGTGGCGTTGCCAACTGCCAGAAGGCCATGAAGACGGCACTGCATGACCTCGCAAAACAAATCGCCACGCCAGGCACTGAGCTTCATCGACTCGTTACGCAAGGCGCAGCTCGCTAG
- a CDS encoding serine/threonine-protein kinase, with protein sequence MSSTQDVHPLLLRDSEQVGGFRIVRRLASGGYGAIFLAESETHRPVALKFALQGPSPEDDTRVDARTRKEAYVLERLEHPNVVPLLGYRRWPDAHDGYLVLILGYVEGPTLSEWAVRAQPTPRRVAEVFAQVALTLDAVHRAGVRHRDLKGSNILIRVSDGQPVLVDFGSGDHACTPVLTEGSLPPGTPSHRSPEALRFWTGPRVSGSRYAFQPTDDLYSLGLVLYEVLTGAFPYATDLGPSALLATIDSTTPKPPSALNPRVPAAFDGLVLRLLHRHAEGRYATGAELCGALSAALETADASWDAPLFPPRGFQEAVTEEVEELFDGDEDARELRRWARAPERPGGRDSESGPAARHRTTPTEPWPSPWRAWVRAVKQRWAALRARRRH encoded by the coding sequence ATGAGCTCCACCCAGGACGTGCACCCGCTGCTGCTGCGGGACTCGGAGCAGGTGGGCGGCTTCCGCATCGTCCGGCGGCTGGCCAGCGGTGGCTACGGCGCCATCTTCCTGGCCGAGTCGGAGACCCACCGGCCCGTGGCGCTCAAGTTCGCGCTCCAGGGCCCTTCACCCGAGGACGACACCCGCGTGGACGCGCGCACGCGCAAGGAGGCGTACGTGCTCGAGCGCCTGGAGCACCCCAACGTGGTGCCGCTGCTGGGCTACCGCCGCTGGCCGGACGCGCACGACGGCTACCTGGTCCTCATCCTGGGCTACGTGGAGGGCCCCACGCTGTCCGAGTGGGCCGTGCGCGCCCAGCCCACGCCCCGGCGCGTGGCGGAGGTCTTCGCGCAGGTGGCGCTCACGCTGGACGCCGTCCACCGCGCGGGGGTGCGGCACCGGGACCTCAAGGGCAGCAACATCCTCATCCGCGTCTCGGACGGGCAGCCGGTGCTGGTGGACTTCGGCTCGGGAGACCATGCCTGCACGCCGGTGCTCACCGAGGGCAGCCTCCCGCCGGGCACGCCCAGCCACCGCAGCCCGGAGGCCCTGCGCTTCTGGACGGGGCCGCGCGTGTCCGGCTCGCGCTACGCCTTCCAGCCCACCGATGACCTCTACTCCCTGGGCCTCGTGCTCTACGAGGTCCTCACCGGCGCCTTCCCGTACGCCACCGACCTGGGGCCGTCCGCACTGCTGGCCACCATCGACAGCACCACGCCGAAGCCTCCGTCCGCGCTCAACCCGCGCGTGCCCGCGGCGTTCGACGGCCTCGTCCTGCGCCTGCTGCACCGGCACGCGGAGGGGCGCTACGCCACGGGCGCGGAGCTGTGCGGCGCCCTGAGCGCGGCGCTGGAGACGGCGGATGCGTCCTGGGACGCGCCCCTCTTCCCGCCTCGCGGCTTCCAGGAGGCCGTCACCGAGGAGGTGGAGGAGCTCTTCGATGGTGACGAGGACGCCCGGGAGCTGCGCCGCTGGGCCCGGGCTCCGGAGCGGCCGGGAGGCCGGGACTCCGAGTCGGGCCCCGCCGCCCGGCACCGGACGACTCCGACGGAGCCGTGGCCCTCACCGTGGCGGGCGTGGGTGCGCGCGGTGAAGCAGCGGTGGGCCGCGCTGCGGGCTCGCCGCCGGCACTGA
- a CDS encoding helix-turn-helix transcriptional regulator — MNEELAITVGAAARAARARLGLTQADVAERVGIAMEVYSRMERGKVLPSVTTLRRLCQVLRIGADTLLGLEVVVLAPPLEEGAADAPPGEDPPRLRRLMRALRALDAAQLKAVAQVVHGALGLLRR, encoded by the coding sequence ATGAACGAGGAACTGGCCATCACCGTGGGCGCGGCCGCGCGGGCCGCGCGAGCCCGCCTCGGGCTGACCCAGGCGGACGTGGCCGAGCGGGTGGGAATCGCCATGGAGGTCTACAGCCGCATGGAGCGCGGCAAGGTGCTGCCCAGCGTCACCACGCTGCGGCGGCTGTGCCAGGTGCTGCGCATCGGCGCGGACACGCTGCTGGGCCTGGAGGTGGTGGTATTGGCCCCGCCCCTGGAGGAGGGCGCCGCGGACGCCCCGCCGGGTGAGGACCCGCCCCGGCTGCGCCGGCTGATGCGCGCGCTGCGGGCGCTGGACGCCGCGCAGCTCAAGGCCGTGGCCCAGGTCGTCCACGGCGCGCTCGGGCTGCTCCGCCGATGA
- a CDS encoding helix-turn-helix domain-containing protein produces MREPVDHKLAVLLGGAARDARHRLGLTQGDVAERMGMAMEVYSRMERGKMLPRAQTLRRLCDVLQVSADTLLGVGKASAPVAVSPRKAAREDPAELRRMTRKLRDLEPAQLRAVSRVVNAVVTVMPRPGAQATSRPVRKRRATG; encoded by the coding sequence ATGCGTGAGCCCGTTGACCACAAGCTCGCGGTCCTCCTGGGAGGTGCCGCTCGCGATGCCCGCCATCGCCTGGGGCTCACCCAGGGCGACGTGGCCGAGCGCATGGGCATGGCGATGGAGGTCTACAGCCGCATGGAGCGCGGGAAGATGCTGCCCCGCGCGCAGACGCTCCGGCGCCTGTGTGACGTGCTGCAGGTCTCCGCGGACACGCTGCTGGGCGTGGGCAAGGCGAGCGCTCCGGTGGCCGTCTCCCCTCGCAAGGCCGCCCGGGAGGACCCCGCGGAGCTGCGGCGCATGACGCGCAAGCTGCGCGACCTGGAGCCCGCCCAGCTGCGCGCCGTGTCGCGCGTGGTGAACGCCGTCGTCACCGTGATGCCCAGGCCTGGGGCGCAAGCGACCTCACGCCCCGTCCGCAAGCGCCGGGCGACGGGGTAG